The Microcystis aeruginosa NIES-843 sequence TGAAGAAGTGTGAAGCAAAAAGGCCTAAAATAAGTAGCAAACTTTTGCTAGAGGTGGCCATGACGACGGAGAATCAAGCTAGAAGCATAGTAATTACTGGTGGAGCAGGATTTATCGGCTCGAATTTTGTTCATCATTGGTGCGAGAATTATCCTGAGGATCGTGTCATTGTTCTTGATGCTCTTACCTACGCGGGCAATTTGAATAATTTAGCGACACTGAAAGATAGAAAGAATTTCCGTTTTCTGCAAGGGGATATCTGCGATCGAGCTTTAGTTGATGAATTATTTGCCGGTGAAAATATCGATACAGTTGCCCATTTTGCCGCCGAATCCCATGTGGATCGATCGATTCTTGGACCTGGGGCTTTTGTGCAAACTAATGTGGTGGGAACTTTTACTCTATTAGAAAGTTTTCGGCAACATTGGTTAAGTAATCATCAACCCGATAACTATCGTTTTCTGCACGTTTCCACCGATGAGGTTTATGGCAGTTTAGGAGTAGATGATCCGGCTTTTACCGAAACTACTCCCTATGCTCCTAATAGTCCCTATTCTGCCTCAAAAGCGGGGAGTGATCATCTAGCGAGAGCTTATTTTCATACCTACGGAATGCCGACAATTATTACTAATTGCTCTAATAATTATGGTTCCTACCATTTCCCAGAAAAGTTAATTCCTTTGATGTGTATTAATATTCTTTTGGGTAAACCTTTACCTGTTTATGGTGATGGTCAAAATGTTCGAGATTGGTTATATGTGCGGGATCATTGTCAAGCTTTAGATACAGTTATTCACAAGGGAAAAGCGGGAGAAACCTATAATATTGGCGGAAATAATGAGGTAAAAAATATCGATTTAGTCAGGATGTTATGTGATTTAATGGATGAATTAGCACCCGATTTACCCGTGAAACCCGCTCAGAATTTAATTACTTTTGTCAGGGACCGGCCAGGACACGATCGCCGGTATGCTATTGATGCCAGTAAAATTCGCACTGAATTAGGTTGGCAACCTCAAGAAACGGTAGAGGGGGGATTAAGAAAAACCATTCAATGGTATCTCGATCATCGGGATTGGTGGCAACCTTTGTTATCCAAAGAATATCAAGAGTATTATGGGAAAGTTTACGGTTAGATAAGGGTAAAAACTTTAATCTTAATTTTGGGTGTGTTAGCGAAAACTAACACACTTAAACCTTGTACCTCACCATTAAGATATTGGCGTTATTTTCGATAATAGCCAATGGCTGCCTCCCGTTCCCTCGATCGCCACTTGTGGAAATACCGCCTGGATGAGTTAGAATCGGAAAGGAGAATTTTTGAGTAACCATGATCAAATTACGTCTAAAACGCTTTGGTAAAAAACGCGAAGCCAGTTATCGTATCGTTGCGGCCGTTAGCACCAGTCGTCGCGATGGTCGTCCCCTAGAGGAGTTAGGATTTTACAATCCCCGCACCGATGAAGTGCGTCTCGATGAAGAAGGGATTATCCGACGCTTACAACAAGGAGCGCAACCAACGGACACCGTACGCAGCATTCTCACCAAACAGAAAATTTTCGAGAAAATCAATGCCTAGTACCCCCAATTATCTCGAACTGGTGAAATTTATGATCGAGCCGTTTTTGGAAGAGCCGGCCAGTCTGAGATTGGATATCGAGCGCTGTAAGGAAAATGAACGTCTTTGGGTGCGTGTAGCCTTCGATGATGCCGATAAAGGCAAAGTTTACGGCCGGGGAGGACGCAATTTACAGGCGATTAGAACTACCCTAGAAATGGCGGCTGCGAGTGTGGGTCGCTCTCTTTATCTAGAAGTCTATGCGGCCGAAAATGAAGCTGAACAGCGCCGCACCCGTCGTTCTCATGGTAACTTTGAAGGTACGGAAAGAAGACCGAGCAATCGCCGACCACCTGCACCCCGGCAGCTCAACAACTAACGAGCGATTTTAGGAAAACAGGGAAGGGGTTTCATCCTCGACCCTCTCCAGTTGCTCTAATTGCTGCCAAACTTTGGCGAGTAAAGTGGTTAATCCGGCTCCTGTCACGGCGGAAATAGTCAAAATCTCGGCATTGGTTATTTTAGCAAACTGCTTTTGATAGTTATCTATCGTTTCCTCGTCCACAGCATCAATTTTGTTGAAAACCAGTATTTGCGATCGCTTTTCTAATCCCCGACCATAGGCGGCTAATTCCCCTTGAATAATTTGATAATCGGCGATCGGGTCTTCTGATGTCAAGGAGACAAGATGAATTAACAGGCGTGTGCGTTCGATATGGCGCAAAAATTCGTGTCCTAAGCCGATTCCTAGGTGCGCTCCCTCGATTAATCCAGGAATATCGGCGAATACCGTCCCATCTCCCGTGGGTTTGCGTACCACTCCCAAGTTAGGAATGAGAGTCGTAAAGGGATAATCGGCGATTTTGGGACGAGCAGAGGAAACGGCCGAGATTAGGGTGGATTTTCCCGCATTGGGCAGTCCGATAATGCCCACTTCCGCTAATAACTTCAATTCTAGGCGTAAATGGCGTTTTTCTCCCTCTAAACCGGGTAAAGCGTATTCGGGTGCGCGATTATTATTACTTAAAAAGTGGCGGTTGCCTAATCCCCCTTTTCCCCCGGCAGCCACGATTAAAGTCTGTTCGGGAGTGACCAAATCGCCGATAATTTCCTCGCTATCGAGATCGTAAACCACGGTACCACAGGGAACTTTAATAATGCGATCGCTACCGTTGGCTCCGGTGCAGTTGTTGGGGCCGCCCCGTTTACCGTCATCGGCCTTAAAATAGCGACTATACTGGAAATCTAGCAGGGTTTGCAGGTTCTGAGTCGCCACGAAAATCACCGAACCACCTTTTCCCCCATTACCTCCGGCCGGACCGCCGGCGGGGACGTATTTTTCCCGACGGAAAGCGACAATTCCATCACCTCCCTTACCCCCTTCTACTTCTATTTCGGCGCGATCAATAAACTGCATAAGACTAAGTAGTTAAAGTGAAAAAATGCTCAAGATCAAAGCTGTTATAGGTTAACATCTTGCCAATTTAAAGCTGCTGCGAATCCCTGAAAATGTTTGACATTGGTAGTAGCGATGACTAGATAACGGCTCGGATATTGTTTTTTTAATAACTGCCAATGAGCAAGAATAATAATATCTACGTCAATATTGTAATTATCAGCCGTTTGTTGGCCAATCTTTCGAGTTTCTACCCAAATTTGTGACGATTCTAACATCACCTCGGTATCTAAATTTAAAAAATCAATGACATTGCGTAATTCATTAAGATTATCTAGGCTATTAAAGGAATTTTTCTTGACCGATTCTAATAATCGGCTTCTTCTGACTTCATAATCACAGCTATCGGAACTAACTACATAGGGTTTGCTGAATAAATCTAAAAACCTTGTTGGATAAGACTTTTAGACTTGTTTTCCCTCAAAAAGTGCCGACCTTTGGAGTGATTGGGGGGAAAATCCCTGGACTTTTTCCCTGAAAATTAGGTAATTGACCACCTGAAAATCGGTAAAACCCCACGCCCCACACCCCACACCCCACACCCTGCCCCTAGGAAAAGCTTTTTCAGCAAACCCTACATAAGCACCCTTAGACAAAAGTGAATAAGGCCAATCTTCCCAGTTTACCCGCTTTTTTAGGATGAGTTAATCAACCCAAAACCCCCGAATCGATAAAGACAATCATCCTTGGCTATAAAGCTTTGAACCCAAAGGACGATCATTATCAATCGCAGTCTGAAAATTGAGGAAAGACTGGGAAATTTCTTGGTCTTGCTCATCGGTTATTTGTGACCGTTTTTGTCGTCTTTGTTCTAAGATAGCCAAAGCCGAACGATTTCGTTTAATTTGCTCTTTTCGATCCCAATCTGGATAATTGACAAGTTTGGCTTTTAAGGTTCTTCCGAACTTACACTGTAGAAAAGTCCCCAAGCTCCCTCTCTGTCCAGCAATGTTCTAAAGTTGATAAATATCAATCTAACAAAAACTCAAAGCCTTATTGTACAAGCTTTACAAGCATAAGTTGTTGATAGTTTTGCATGACAGGTTCGGTAGAGCCGGTTTTAATTGATTCATCTCTTTAACTGGAAATTGTCTATCATCATCTTAGCCGATCCTTTGACCAAGAACAAGAGGTAACAGGGGGTGCATCTCATTTTTGTAAATCTACTGAGTTGGGATTTTTAAAGGGAAACTCTCTGCTAAAATTGGGCATTACTTCCGATTTTATCACTCAATCAAAGCCTTAACCCCCCCGTCAGGGGAGGAGCTTCGTCCCCCGAACCTTTGACTAACTAATAGAGTTCAACCTCTTAATTTTATTTTAACAGACAACAATTATAAAATTTTATTTTGATAATAAATCGGGTCAATTTTTCTTTTCAGCGATCGCCCTATAGCTGACCGCATAATTCTTTTGTACTAAACTTTGAGGTTTGCAATAGGGGGTAAATACAGAAACGAAAATTCTCTCTAAATCTCCTCAAATTTCCAGAAACCTTCTGACTCCCTCTAGCTAGATGGTTAAAATAAGTAGCTTTTAAGGGAGATAGATTTTGAGAGGGTTATCAGCTACAATCAAGACATGAAGCTAGTTGAACGCCATATCATACTAAATCCCATCCTTGCTGG is a genomic window containing:
- the rfbB gene encoding dTDP-glucose 4,6-dehydratase encodes the protein MTTENQARSIVITGGAGFIGSNFVHHWCENYPEDRVIVLDALTYAGNLNNLATLKDRKNFRFLQGDICDRALVDELFAGENIDTVAHFAAESHVDRSILGPGAFVQTNVVGTFTLLESFRQHWLSNHQPDNYRFLHVSTDEVYGSLGVDDPAFTETTPYAPNSPYSASKAGSDHLARAYFHTYGMPTIITNCSNNYGSYHFPEKLIPLMCINILLGKPLPVYGDGQNVRDWLYVRDHCQALDTVIHKGKAGETYNIGGNNEVKNIDLVRMLCDLMDELAPDLPVKPAQNLITFVRDRPGHDRRYAIDASKIRTELGWQPQETVEGGLRKTIQWYLDHRDWWQPLLSKEYQEYYGKVYG
- the obgE gene encoding GTPase ObgE, with protein sequence MQFIDRAEIEVEGGKGGDGIVAFRREKYVPAGGPAGGNGGKGGSVIFVATQNLQTLLDFQYSRYFKADDGKRGGPNNCTGANGSDRIIKVPCGTVVYDLDSEEIIGDLVTPEQTLIVAAGGKGGLGNRHFLSNNNRAPEYALPGLEGEKRHLRLELKLLAEVGIIGLPNAGKSTLISAVSSARPKIADYPFTTLIPNLGVVRKPTGDGTVFADIPGLIEGAHLGIGLGHEFLRHIERTRLLIHLVSLTSEDPIADYQIIQGELAAYGRGLEKRSQILVFNKIDAVDEETIDNYQKQFAKITNAEILTISAVTGAGLTTLLAKVWQQLEQLERVEDETPSLFS
- a CDS encoding KH domain-containing protein, translated to MPSTPNYLELVKFMIEPFLEEPASLRLDIERCKENERLWVRVAFDDADKGKVYGRGGRNLQAIRTTLEMAAASVGRSLYLEVYAAENEAEQRRTRRSHGNFEGTERRPSNRRPPAPRQLNN
- the rpsP gene encoding 30S ribosomal protein S16, which gives rise to MIKLRLKRFGKKREASYRIVAAVSTSRRDGRPLEELGFYNPRTDEVRLDEEGIIRRLQQGAQPTDTVRSILTKQKIFEKINA